ACattctgccattttttttttttttttagttttcgacaatttttagcgatttttatacctaggtagaaatttaattttactgtttttctaCCTTGATTGATGAttacaaattttgtttacaatacTTTGTAAAAACGTACCTGTTACCTGTTGGTTGGTTTGTTCCATTTTGAATGGTATCTGATCAAGATCAACTAACAACTTTtcgtaataaatttaaatcCTCACAATTTCCCTGTAGGCCTATTTcagtcatattttcatttttttaggttttcacTTCTCATTTCTCCTTAAATTTTATAAcgttaattttagattttcgcTTGCGTAAACGTCTTATTTATGTATCAATTATTTGTTTTATGGAATTGtaagaaaatttcagatcaatttatattttgaagTTCTTGTGATATTTTGATACTCGATGTACTTAGTTTCAAACTTTCAATGGAGGTGTATACCTACTCACTTTTGATAAAACATGATTCATTTCAGGTACTTAACCACTTACGTACTCAAGTCAAGTAATTTTCATGTCAGTCATGAGTCATGagtgaaattcaattcaataatCTCAGTCTGAAAGAAAGGAGCCGaaggaatttgaattttgaattagatTACTTTTGTCGGATTTTATCGCATcatttatttatctattttattCTGCagtttcatgtttcaatttcaacattttcaacattcaaattaaaatacttCGCCACTTCggcatttcaaaattcataggtaggtattcatcaTTGTGGTAGCTGCAgctttcaaagttttgcttCGAGATCGAGTTCGGTTCATGTACGACTATTTACTTTAGTATTTATTTTGTCGAATATTGTATTGTATGACATTACAAATCTGAGAGTATTATTAAGATTTCAATTCTACATCATTAAAAGTAGATTGATTtcagattcaatttcaaattcattagcACTTCGGAGTTCGGATTTCGGAATAtttgtgaagaattttttttttatgcaaaaaaagaaCAGTATTCCGCCGCAAACTGTGTCATTTCTTGCGCACTACCGCTCCAACCAGCCCATGCACGTAGCTGTGCGATGCGTCATCCGTTTTTTTCGATGATATCAATTcagttatttttgatttcatttcgagcgaatgagtaattaatttttgctaaatttaatTATTGAAGTAGTTGAGTAATCATTACCAATCGTgcatttcagtttttagtttacAATATTCCACGTAACGTAAATCAAGTAATCGTATTATGAATATTCATTCACGTAAATTATAGCTACGGTGAAGCATTTAGTAGTAAATTCAGTGCGGTTTTTTGAACGAAGAAATTCATCATGCTggaattaaaattatcatttctcgTTTCGTTTATCCTGCTAATAATTCACGGACAGTCCGCAGAAACCGAATGGAACACAAAGGATTACTTTAAACGTGAACATTCTCTAATTAAACCCTACCAGAGTAAGTTGTTCGATCTCTATCATTTGAATCAGTTTACTagaaaattcgaattcaacAATCGTTTTCTATTTTGATTCAGGTACTGGTATGACTATCCCTTATTGGGATTTTTTGGGCAGTACGATGGTGACCAATAATTATGTGCGATTAACAGCCGACGAGCAAAGTAGATTCGGTGCATTGTGGAATTCAGTGGTAAGCATGACGATCGGATTTCCCCTGTCATTTTCAAGGCTACGTTGTTTTGATTATTTAAACTTGTACTGacgtttttgttgttgtttagCCTTGTCATACGAGAAATTGGGAACTACAAGTGCAATTTAAAATTACCGGTAAAGGTAAAGAGCTATTCGGCGACGGTATGGCTATCTGGTACTCTAGAGATAGAATGCAACCGGGGCCTGTTTTCGGTAGTACCGATTTCTTCAGTGGTTTAGTCATCTTGATCGACACTTACAGTAATCATAACGGCGAGCATAATGTAATTAAATCTATCTGTTGTcattataaatattttatacGAATCTTGGATGATTTACGAATTGAATTTATGTTCGTATAGCATCAGCATCCTTACATATCGGCGATGATAAACAACGGTTCGATGCATTACGATCACGATCGTGACGGAACTCATACCCAAGTCGCCGGATGTGAAGCTAAAATGAGGAACGTCGATCACGATACCCATATTGCTATCAGATACGAGTACGATACCTTGACAGGTACTAGACTTTTTATCATTTCAAGTGCTCGGCCATTTATATAAGTATATTACTACGACGTGGTTTAATTTGAAACCTTGACTTGCAGTTTTCACCgacttcgagaaaaaaaattcgtggaaAGAATGTTT
The sequence above is a segment of the Planococcus citri chromosome 3, ihPlaCitr1.1, whole genome shotgun sequence genome. Coding sequences within it:
- the LOC135839949 gene encoding vesicular integral-membrane protein VIP36; translation: MLELKLSFLVSFILLIIHGQSAETEWNTKDYFKREHSLIKPYQSTGMTIPYWDFLGSTMVTNNYVRLTADEQSRFGALWNSVPCHTRNWELQVQFKITGKGKELFGDGMAIWYSRDRMQPGPVFGSTDFFSGLVILIDTYSNHNGEHNHQHPYISAMINNGSMHYDHDRDGTHTQVAGCEAKMRNVDHDTHIAIRYEYDTLTVFTDFEKKNSWKECFSVAGVRLPTGYYFGMSAATGDLSDNHDVVGVRMYELFSDERDKEDRSKITPSAISFEPPREHISDPKSSTSGFKIFLYLVFGSIAVVACVIVGVMVYQKHKEKSRKRFY